The genomic DNA AGTATTTCGTCTGGTTGCTCATATCTGCTTTCAATACAATTGTCTTATCCGCAAGAAGAAACTCAATTAGATCGGAGATAGATGGAGGTGCAAAGAACATGGGCGAAAGAGGTAACTATGGCATATTGAGAAAGTATCAGGAAATAGGTCAGAGAGATTTCACACACTTTGAGCTGGAAAAAAAGAAGAGAATGTCTTACGTTCTCCTCTCGCTCATCCACAACAACAAAGCCGAGGAGTTCTACGAAAATCTACTGAAGATATACATAAACAGCGACAGATCAATTCCAGAGGAGATAGTGGGGCTTCTTAGCGAGTCTCAAGCCGCTACTTTCAAAGAGAAGGCCTTTGCCTTTATGACGGGATTCCTTATGGGAAAAGGAATAGACAACAACGAAGATAAAGGAGGTAACCAGTAATGGAAAAGTACAACAGGGGCTTGACATTAACCGTTGTAGTGGAAGGACAATCATTGAACTTCGGTGAGGGTTTCGGAAATGTGGCCACTCTCAAGAAGCTTAAGCGTGCAAATGGAAATGAGTACGATTTCTCCTCCAGACAGTCTCTCAGATACAGCATAGTCAAGATGGGCAACGAGAGCTTTGGCTGGAGACTTTCTTCATTTAATAGTGAAAGCAAAGTAGTTCAATTTGCTGAAGAAGAGAGCATAGCCGCCTCTCCCGAGATCGATCTGTTCGGTTATATGAAGACAAAAAGCAAAGGTAGTGACGATAAAACGGCAACCAGAGTTGCCCCTGTAAGACTAACTCCCGCAATCGCCCTTGAACCATTCAACTATGAAGTAGAGTTCCAGACGAACAAATGGCTAGCCGACAGAGCTGGAAAACAACCTAACATTGCGAACGCCGAGAATCACAGATCTCTCTACAGGTACACCGTTACGGTCGATCTCGACAGAGTGGGTACCGAAGCATGGAATCTATCGCTGCCTGAAGAGGAAAGAAAGGTAGAGGTTTCTACTGAAGAGAGAAGCAAGAGAGTTTGTGAACTACTGGAGATAATCAAGTATCTCTACAGAGATATCCGCGGTAGAAGAGAAGATCTGAAACCAGTCTTCATTGCAGGAGGAGTCTATAAGATAAAGAATCCGTTTTTCATGAACGCCATTTCGATTACCTGGGACGGAGACAAACCAGTAATAGATCTTGACCCAATAAAGGAAATATCCGAATCTATAGATGATGGTGAAACATTTATCGGCGCACGAAAAGGCTACTGGGGAAACGATTTCGACGAAAGTGTCCTGTCGCCCGAACAGGCGATAGAGGGAATGAAGAATCTGGTCGAGTCTGTATACAGCGGGCAGTGATCTTATGGAACTTCTTAAAGCGAAGTTATACCAAGAGACGGCGGTCTACAGAATCCCTTTCTCGCTGGAGATAGTCGAGAGTTATCCGCTTCCTACACCCTGTACTGTAAATGGAATGATACACAGCCTTCTGGGTGCCGATGGCCTTATTCCGGGGCTTAGTTTCAGTATTCAGGGCTCTCACAATGGCATCATGGAGGATTACCAGTGGTATAAGAAGATTTCACAAGTAAAAAAAGATACTTTCATTGAAAAGAAAAGACCGATCGTAGTTAACGTACTCAATGGAGTTACGCTTACATTACACATAGCTTCTAAAGACCACCTACTCCTTGAGAAGATCCTTCATGTCTTCGGTTCGCCGCCATACTACCCTTTTCTGGGGAGGGCAGAAGATCTTGTTGAGATCGTTAGCGCGGGCCTCGTGCAAGTAAACGACCCTG from Mesotoga infera includes the following:
- the cas7i gene encoding type I-B CRISPR-associated protein Cas7/Cst2/DevR; translation: MEKYNRGLTLTVVVEGQSLNFGEGFGNVATLKKLKRANGNEYDFSSRQSLRYSIVKMGNESFGWRLSSFNSESKVVQFAEEESIAASPEIDLFGYMKTKSKGSDDKTATRVAPVRLTPAIALEPFNYEVEFQTNKWLADRAGKQPNIANAENHRSLYRYTVTVDLDRVGTEAWNLSLPEEERKVEVSTEERSKRVCELLEIIKYLYRDIRGRREDLKPVFIAGGVYKIKNPFFMNAISITWDGDKPVIDLDPIKEISESIDDGETFIGARKGYWGNDFDESVLSPEQAIEGMKNLVESVYSGQ
- the cas5b gene encoding type I-B CRISPR-associated protein Cas5, with the translated sequence MELLKAKLYQETAVYRIPFSLEIVESYPLPTPCTVNGMIHSLLGADGLIPGLSFSIQGSHNGIMEDYQWYKKISQVKKDTFIEKKRPIVVNVLNGVTLTLHIASKDHLLLEKILHVFGSPPYYPFLGRAEDLVEIVSAGLVQVNDPETEEEYGQPAFIPKQMADSLGISGTLHRLPLTYSYREVPQQGKKKAPPSVIREFEWGDYFYIERPNIEEARIDEEGDPVWLEL